The nucleotide sequence GGATTCGGCGTAACGGAGGGCTCCCCGTTTCTCCACCCGGACCCGGACCCTGTAGATATTGGACCATCTGAAGCATATCCGCGCGAGATCATTGGCCAGGGCTTCCACTGTATATCGGGAACTCGTTTCCACATGCTCGATCAGTTGCTTCGCCAGTGTCCGATAATTAACCGCGCCCTTGAGGTCGTCGGATGCCGCTGTGGCCCGGGTGTCGGTAAACAAGGTCAAATTGAGCAGGATATCCTGACGGGTTTCCCGCTCCCAATCATTCACGCCCAAAATGCCCCGAACGAGAAGATTGCGGATGAGTATTCGATCCTCCATGATGAAGCCCCCATTTCGCGTTGGTTCCGAGATTGGCCG is from Candidatus Eisenbacteria bacterium and encodes:
- a CDS encoding dihydroneopterin aldolase, encoding MEDRILIRNLLVRGILGVNDWERETRQDILLNLTLFTDTRATAASDDLKGAVNYRTLAKQLIEHVETSSRYTVEALANDLARICFRWSNIYRVRVRVEKRGALRYAESVGVEIERGTEDFA